In Acidicapsa acidisoli, the genomic window AGGCGGAAAAAGGTTCCTCGCAGGAAAACATCTCGGCAACAGGAGAGCAGCAAATGAAGATCAAGTCCGTTCTGAAACCAAAACACGTGGCATGGGCAATAGGAGCTGTCGTTGGGGCCATCCTTTTGAATCTAGTTGTTCACTCGGGTGCCAAGGCCTCAGTGCAACCGCCGTCATCGCCTCTAGTAGAGGTCGCCACCGTCGAACAGAAGGACGTGCCCGTTTATGGAGAATGGATTGGGACTCTCGCCGGACAGGTGAATGCTGACGTCAAGGCGCAGGTCACCGGCTATTTGCTTACGCGGAAATACAAAGAGGGTTCCTACGTCAAGAAGGGGCAACTCCTCTTTGAGATCGATCCCCGTCCATTTCAGGCAGCACTCGACCAAGCAAAGGGCCAGCTTGCCCAGGCTCGGGCGCAACTGATTCAGAACCAGGCGCAGCTTGCGACAGCTAAGGCGAATCAGCTCAAGAGTCAGCTTGATGTAGAGAAGTACGGTCCTCTTGCAAAGGTTGATGCGGTCAGCAAGCAGGATTTCGATAACGCGACGCAGACAGACCTAGCAAATCAGGCGCAGGTACAGGCCGCCGAAGCAGCCATTGTTTCTGCGAAGGCTCAAATTCAGGCCAACCAAGCCGCAGTCGAGACCGCCAGTATCAACCTCGGTTTCACTCGCGTCATTTCTCCGATCGATGGCATCGCCGGCATCGCACAGGCTCAGGTTGGTGACCTGGTCAGCACCAGCAGTGGGTCACTTACTACCGTTTCCACCCTCGATCCGATCCGAGACTATTTCAC contains:
- a CDS encoding efflux RND transporter periplasmic adaptor subunit — translated: MKIKSVLKPKHVAWAIGAVVGAILLNLVVHSGAKASVQPPSSPLVEVATVEQKDVPVYGEWIGTLAGQVNADVKAQVTGYLLTRKYKEGSYVKKGQLLFEIDPRPFQAALDQAKGQLAQARAQLIQNQAQLATAKANQLKSQLDVEKYGPLAKVDAVSKQDFDNATQTDLANQAQVQAAEAAIVSAKAQIQANQAAVETASINLGFTRVISPIDGIAGIAQAQVGDLVSTSSGSLTTVSTLDPIRDYFTVSEQDYLALQKRLSNSDKDRWKLQLILADGTTYPKEGDFYFADRQVNQNTGAIQLAALFPNPGNILRPGQYGKVHAMVRKQQNATLIPQAAVNEQQGSYLVAVVDKDNRVSMRPVQVGERTGTMWVIRGGLKAGEHVVVEGQQNLKPGMTVRTKPFKSDVE